The following proteins are encoded in a genomic region of Palaemon carinicauda isolate YSFRI2023 chromosome 19, ASM3689809v2, whole genome shotgun sequence:
- the LOC137658447 gene encoding organic cation transporter protein-like: MEDPKNPDEKEKDRLKEAGLPEEKGPLYSKEDYMIKVPLDEKHGGQDEPGGFDEALELAGSWDRYQKWVFFIAYASQIFCGMHAVSAAFLGATPEHWCRVPGLPEETVEDSKLLRNLTIPWSPDEGYSKCEYYDIKDYNQTLAEFKQNRLQVSDREIHRCSSWVFDDTEFQSTLVSDFSLVCGKLWLKAAVQASYMSGLLIGSLAMGQLSDRFGRRTITLISTFSAIAVGIIASFANSFPFFLLLRFILAFANAGPMVICFVLVMELVKPGVRTFTGMMYAFFFGSGITILPGIAYFIRDWRHLQLAISLLNGILMSYYWILPESPRWLASQGRTTEALKIMKTIAKVNRRTLPPDHTMVTLMTGSNIKLKVGDDTEKQGGGICSGVIKMFSRQIDLIRTPVMRRRCIIGFYIWFVSASAYYGLIFSGGNIRANLFLMIFVSGIVEIPSVFISIFIMNRIGRRLTMIGLFMATSACCLLILAVPKEHVYVNFCLVNLGKFFTTAVFALCFLYTSELVPTVVRNIAVGTSSMFARVGCIITPFVVELLGEIHFALPSTLFGILSLIAATFTLLLPETNNKKLMETIEEVEEMDK; this comes from the exons ATGGAGGATCCAAAAAATCCCGATGAAAAGGAGAAGGATAGGTTGAAAGAAGCCGGCCTCCCAGAAGAGAAAGGTCCCTTATATTCAAAGGAAGATTACATGATAAAAGTGCCATTGGACGAAAAACATGGAGGGCAG GATGAGCCAGGTGGTTTCGACGAGGCCTTAGAACTGGCTGGTTCCTGGGATCGTTACCAAAAATGGGTGTTCTTCATTGCTTACGCTTCCCAGATATTCTGTGGGATGCACGCCGTGTCAGCAG CCTTCCTGGGTGCGACACCAGAGCACTGGTGCAGAGTTCCCGGTTTACCGGAAGAAACTGTAGAGGATTCGAAGTTATTACGCAACCTTACCATACCTTG GTCACCCGACGAAGGCTATTCAAAATGCGAATATTATGACATCAAAGATTACAACCAAACACTGGCGGAATTTAAACAGAACAGGTTGCAAGTCAGTGATCGGGAGATTCACCGATGTTCCTCTTGGGTGTTCGATGATACGGAGTTCCAAAGCACCTTGGTATCAGAC TTTTCACTGGTTTGCGGAAAGCTCTGGTTAAAAGCAGCTGTGCAAGCAAGTTACATGAGCGGATTACTCATCGGGTCTTTAGCTATGGGTCAGCTGTCTGACAG ATTCGGACGTCGAACGATAACCCTAATCAGCACTTTTTCAGCCATCGCAGTTGGCATCATCGCTAGTTTCGCAAATTCGTTCCCGTTCTTCCTTCTTCTGAGGTTCATCTTGGCTTTCGCCAATGCAGGACCCATGGTCATCTGCTTCGTCTTGG TCATGGAGCTGGTGAAACCAGGCGTGAGGACATTCACGGGAATGATGTACGCCTTCTTCTTCGGTAGTGGTATAACAATCCTTCCAGGAATCGCTTACTTCATCCGGGATTGGAGACACTTACAGCTAGCCATCAGCTTACTTAATGGCATCCTTATGTCCTATTACTG GATTCTACCCGAGAGTCCTCGTTGGTTGGCATCTCAAGGACGTACTACAGAGGCCttgaaaattatgaaaacaatTGCGAAGGTTAATAGACGTACCTTGCCCCCAGACCACACTATGGTCACGCTAATGACCGGAAGCAACATTAAACTCAAG GTTGGCGACGACACAGAGAAGCAAGGTGGTGGCATCTGCTCAGGAGTCATCAAAATGTTCAGCCGACAGATCGACCTCATCAGGACGCCCGTCATGCGAAGACGTTGCATCATCGGCTTCTACATATGGTTCGTTTCGGCCAGCGCCTACTACGGTCTCATCTTCTCAGGCGGAAACATCAGAGCCAACCTGTTCCTTATGATCTTCGTTTCAGGCATAGTGGAGATTCCGTCAGTCttcatttcaattttcattatgaaCAG AATTGGACGTCGCTTAACCATGATTGGACTTTTTATGGCTACTTCTGCATGCTGCTTGCTTATTTTGGCTGTCCCGAAAG AGCACGTCTACGTCAATTTCTGCCTGGTCAACTTGGGCAAGTTCTTCACTACGGCCGTGTTTGCCCTGTGTTTCCTCTACACGTCAGAGCTAGTGCCAACTGTGGTGCGCAATATTGCCGTTGGGACGTCGTCTATGTTCGCCAGAGTTGGATGCATCATCACACCCTTCGTTGTTGAACTCTTG GGAGAAATTCACTTCGCCTTACCGTCAACATTATTTGGAATCTTGTCTTTGATTGCTGCAACGTTTACTCTCCTCCTACCGGAGACAAACAACAAGAAACTCATGGAAACTATTGAGGAAGTAGAAGAAATggataaatga